The following is a genomic window from uncultured Hyphomonas sp..
GCCAGATCCAGACTGGTGAAGCGGAGGTCAAAGGGCTTGAGTTTGAAGGCCGCGCATCGCTTGATACCGGCACCACATTCATCCTTTCGGCGTCCACGCAGGATGCAGAAGTGACGAAGTCGAATGATGGCATTGAAGGCAATACGCTGGCGCAAGTGCCGGAGGTACTCGCCTCTTTCTTCATCAACCAGGAAGTCGAAAGCGGGACGTTCAAGGGTGCCGGCTTTGGTGGCGGGGTCCGCTATACCGGCGAGAGCTTTGGCGATTCCAATAACGTGTTCGAGATCGAAGACTATACCTTGTTCGATCTGTTCGTCCGTTATGACCTGGGGGCACTCGGACCAGCTGCCGAGGGTGTCGACATTTCACTGAATGTCCGGAACGTCGCCAATGAGCGCTATGTGACGACGTGTTCCTCAGTTGCGTCCTGCTTCTACGGTCAGGGCCGCGTTGTGACTGCCCGACTCCAGTACCGGTGGTAAGGTATCCATGATCACCAGGTTCCTTTTGATCCTGACCTGTTTTGTCTGCGGCGCGGCTCCGGCCCTGCCGCAGGCGCCATCTGCTGCCTATGTCATGGAGCGGACGGAAGTGCGGGACATTGTGTCGGCCACCGGCGGCGCTTACCGGATTTTCATCCAGACGCCGGAAGGGCCTGCTCCGGAAGCAGGGTATCCCGTTCTCTACATACTCGATGGCGAAGACAATTTCGCTGTCGCTGCCGCAACGACGGATCGTTATGCCAAATATGCGCGTGACCATGGGTTCGAAGCCGGCCTGATCGTTGGGATTGGTTATGCGGAAGAAAGCCGGCGGTCTTTGGATTACACGCCGGAGACTGACCTGACCGCCGATGCCCGCGGCCGCCCGGTGGGCGGGGCAGGTGCCTTCCGGGAGTTCATCGTCTCGGACCTGCGCCCGGCGATTGAGGCGGATTTCCCGGTCGATACTTCCCGGCAATCCTTGTTTGGGCACAGCTATGGCGGCCTGTTCGTGCTGGACACTTTTTTCGCAGATCCCTCCCTGTTTCAGACCTATGTCGCTGCGAGTCCCTCGATCTGGTTCGGCACTCGGGCGGTGTTACGAAATGAGGCTGAACTGTCTGGCAAGCTTGCGGGCCTGTCTCCGCGCACACTGGTGCTGACTGCCGGCGATGGTGAGGATCGTATTCCTCCCGCACTCGCTGGCAGTGGCGTCGGCAGTCTCCGGGCGGAAGCAGAGGCGCTCGCATCACGGCTTACCGGTATTGAAGGTCTGAAGGTTCACCACCGCACACTCACCGGCGAAACCCATGGGTCTGCACTTTTGCCTGCACTGGGCAGCGCCGTTGCCTATACCTTTGCTGGAGGCCCCTTGTGACCCTGTTTCTCATATTGTCTGCGACGGTCCTTGGCCTGGCGGCCTCTGTTGCCTTCTATCTCGGCGCCCCGAGCCAGAGGCTGCTGGAGCGGCGGCTGGCCCTGCCGGTTTCTCTCGGTGCAGGCGGTATGCTCACAGTGATCTCTCTTGTGCTGTATTTGCAGGTCTGCGGACCGGCGGCATCAGTCTTTATCCTGATGACCGTGATTATGGGGGCGTGGTCAGGCTTGCCCTTCCTGATGGCGGTGGTGAAACCGGGCCGGAGCCGACGGACATGAGCAATGACACGTTCCGCTATTCCAGCAGGAGCTGGTTCGGCAAGGCTTCGGCCGGGTTGATCCTGGGTTTTGCGCTGGCCTTGTCGCTGACCGGGCTGTTTGCCTGGCTATGGCCGGGCGGGCTGATGCACTCCTCGGGCAAGACGCAGCTGAATATGTGGTTGATGTCGCCCATCTGGGCGTTGGTGCTCGGCTTCTGCTTTTTGTTCCGGACGGGCCTGCGGGCCTGGCTGTGGCTGGGCGGCGCGACGCTCCTTTCCTTTGCCGTATTGTTCGCCGTTAAAGCTTTTCTCGGGGGGGCAGCATGATCCGCGCCGACATTGTGAAGATGTACAAGGATGTTCACACTTGGGTGGGCATCGTTTCTGGACTTGCCTTGTTCATCGCCTTCTATGCCGGGGCGATCACCATGTTCGAAGGGCAGCTGAAGCGCTGGGCGTCTCCACCGCCCGCACTCTCCATGCCTGTGCCGCTGGAGCGGACGGCTGAACTCGTCAGCAAGACGATTGAGCAGCATCCCGACGCCGGCAATGGCTATACCATCCATGTGGCGACCAGTGCGGATCGTCCGGCCCGGATGAGCTGGACGGTTTGGCCCGAAGGCCGCTCACGCGGTGCGCCGCAGGAGACCTGGTACTCCGCGCTGGATACCAATGGCGATCTGGAAGTGAGCAAGGATACGACCAGCCCGGTCGCGCAGTTTGTGGACGTGCTGCACCAGCAAGTGGGGCTGCCGTTCGATCATGAGATCGCAATGCCCATCATGGGGGCGATCTGCTTGCTCTACGCCATCGCGCTCATCTCAGGGGTCATCGTATTTCTACCGGGGTTCGCAAAGGACCTGTTCGCCCTGAGAATCGGGAAGAATCTCAAACGGATGTGGCTCGACGTGCACAATGTGCTCGGCATCTTCAGTCTGCCTTTCCATATCATCATGGCTCTGACCGCAATTATCTTTGCCTTCCATGACCAGTTTTACGGCGTGCAGAACAAAGTCGCCTATGACGGCCAGCTCAGTGCCATGTTCGAGGCGAATGAACCTGAGCACCATGTCCATCCGGAGGAGGGGAAGGTGTTTCTTTCACCGGAGTTGCTGATGGCACGCCTTGGCGAACAGGCCCCCGGATTTCAGGTGAAGGATATCCGGTATATCTTCCAACGTGACGGAACCATCGAGACAATGGTGAACGGCGTGGACCCGCGCTACGGTCATCGCGGACCTGATTTCGGGATCGTGGCTGTGAATGCCTATACGGGGGATGTCATGTCCAAGGACTACCTGCCCGGACATCAGGAACCCATCATCGCGACCGTCACCGGCTTTTTCGCGCTCCACTTCGGGAATTTTGGCGGCGTGCCGGTGCGGTGGGGATATTTCTTCCTCGGACTTGCTGGTGCTTTCCTGTTTTACTCCGGTAACCTGCTCTGGATCGAGTCACGGCGGAAGAAGGCGCGGAAAGCCCAGACGGATCCTGTGCAGCCTCTGAAGACGAAAGTGCTTGGTGCCCTGACGGTCGGGGTATCGTTGGGCTGTATCGCAGGCATATCCGTCACGATCGCCGCTGCAAAAGTGCTTCCCTCTTTCACGAGCGACATCGCGCCTTTGCACAGTTGGATCTACTATCTGACGTTTCTCGGCGCGGTCGGATGGGCCTTCCTTCGCGGTACTGCCAGGGGCGCTGTAGAGCTTCAGCTGTTTGCTGCGGCCTGCACGCTGGCCATCCCGTGCGTGAGCCTGGCATCCTTTATCATTCCCGGTTTCGGGTGGACGTCGGAAGGCGGGGGCTTTCTGATCGAGGTGACGGCGCTGGCAGGGGCGATGGGCTTGCTCTACTCCGCTTACAGGACACGCATCCGGACCCGGAAATCACCCGCCGACAGCATCTGGTACACGGGGAGCATGAAGTCTGAAGAGGTGCTTGCCTGAGGTGAGCGCCCTGTCCGGCTTTACTGCAGCGCCTTCAGCATATGCGGAACGAGCGCTTCGTTGTGGATGCAGATGTTGGCGACGGATTCGTGAGAGAAGGTAGAGCCGGTATACCAGGTCTTCCGTTCGCCCTGCATCTGGCGCATCCGGGCAATCAGTCCCTTGCGGATCGCGTCTGGATCGTATTCGGCGAAATATTCCCAGATCTCCTGCTGGATGACGGCATTGATGTTGCCGCCGCGCTTCATCACTTCTTCGCGCAGGATTTCGATCAATTCAGGTCCGGTATAGTCGCCGGGCAGCTGGTTCGCGATGTATAGGTGGCCGCCGAGGCCCGCATCGTAACCTTCGCGCCGGGCGGACATCAGCAGGCCGGGTTCTACACCCGGCAGACAGGTCTCGCTGTAATACTCGATCTGCTCCTGGAACCAGTCTTTGGATGAGATCAGCGTGGTTGCGTAGCCGCCCCAGTGAATGGCATCGCCCACGACGCGTTCCGATTCGGTCGGCTCCAGCAGGGCAGAGAACCGGTCGACGGGCATGGCGCAGATCAGGGCGTCGAATGTCTCTTCTGTGCCGTCATCCAGCACCACCATGTGCTGGTCTCCGGAGCGGTCGATGTGGCGGACATGCGTTTCAAGGCGCACGTCCATGTCTTTTGCCAGGCGCTCCCAGAATTCGCTCCAGCCTTCCACCGGCATGTAGATTTTATTGAGTGTGCCGGACAGGATGAGGTCCATGTCCACCCAGCGCATGGCATGGATGATCGGCACTGTCTTCAGGTCGCCGTATCCCATGCCGGTGACCGTGCGCATCATCATCTTCTCAATCTTGCCCAGCTTGCGCGCCCGCAGCCAGTCGACGGCAGGCGTGGCCGCCTCTTCAAGCGTTTTTGGTGATGGCGAATCGGATTCCAGCGCCTTCAGGAGTTTGCGGCGCGCCATGACATAGGTGATACCCTGCACGGCGAGCGGAGCCCCCGGGCCGGAATTGAAGAAATCCCTGGCCGGGACGCCATCAATCTTGTGGGGAACGATCTGCTGGATGGTGATGCCCTGTTCACGCATCCAATGCATCACACGCCGGTGGGACATGATCGTGTAGCAGGTGCCGAACTCAATGAGATCTTCGCCCTGGCGCACGCTCAGGGACTTGCCCCCAACGCGGTGGGTTTTCTCAAATAAGGTGACGGAATGCCCGCTCTGCTCCATCAGGAGTCGAGCGATCGTCAGGCCAGCTGGACCTGCGCCGAGAATGGCGATCCGCTTTCCGCCCGGCTTCATCTGAACTACTCACAACAGCATGAGCCAACAGGACTAGCCCATTGCGCCGCCGATGCAAGGTGAATGCTGCCACCGGGCCGGTCTGACAGGGAAATCGCTTCAGCGGAGTGGAAAAATCAGCCGTTTACCGTCCGGCGGAAGGGGGCTGATTCGGTTTTTGTGCCTGTTCCGGTGCGGCGGCCGGAGGCATTTCCCACGATGGCCGAGGTGGGCAGTGTGATCGTGATGGCATTACCGATCTTGTTCAGCGGCCTCACATTGATTTCCGCGCCCTGGCTGTTCAGGTACTTCTTGATCAGCGCGAGCTCGAGACCGCGCGTCACATACTGGTCCGCACCTGGGCGGGTCTCGTCACCATAAGGCTCGAAGAAGTCGGCCACTTCGCCCGGGCTCAGCGGGCGGCCACGGTCGACGATGGTCACGTGAATGCGGCCTTCCTCGTCCGGCGTGCAGGTCAGCACAATCGGATCGACCGACACCATGGAAGCGCGTTTCAGCAGTTTCACAACGGTGGAGGTGAAGCGGGGGCCGTCGATCATAACGACGTCGAGGTCTTGCGGAATCGACACCTTGATCCGATCGAAGGTCGATTTCTCCCAGGTCGCGGCGGACCAGAGCTGTTCCGGGGAAAGAAGCTCACGCAGGTCTTCCGGGGCTTCGTTCGAGAACGTGCCGCCAGCTTCGCCTTCAGCGTATTCCTCAATGTCGCGCACCAGGTCGAGCAGGTCGCGGGCAACCTTGTCGATACTGTCGCAGTGGCCGCGGATTTCCTCAGGCGAAAATTCGATACGCGACCCGGACGACATCGCAGAAGCGAGTGTCATGATGTATTTCAGCGGGCCTGCAAGGTCGGTCGAAGCGCGCGAGATGAAGCGCGACCGGGCAGCCAGGGCATCGTTGATCGTTTCCTGCGCGGCCAGCAGCGAGCGCTGGGTTTCTTTCTGCAGGTTGATGTTCGTGTGCGTGACAATGAAATTCCGGTTTGCGGACTGCGTGACGGACCGGATGAACCAGTCGCTGCCCTTGACCGAAATTTCCTTCATGCCGAGATCGGCCGCCGTCGGGACGAAATCAGGGAAATAGTTCTGGTGGTAGGTGTTCGCGACCAATCGCTCACCTGTCTCGGTGAAAATCGCAAACCCGTGGCGCGACGTTTCCAGCGACTGTTTCAGCAGGTCGTGCGCACGTTCCGTCTCGGTGCGGGATTCAACCAGCTCCAGGGTCGACTGGAAGAAGTTCCGTGAACTGACGAGCAGCGCGATCGACAGGGCGAGGCCGAACAGGGTTGCCGTCATTGCCGTTGCCGTATGGTGCTGGAGCAGCGCCAGCAGCTGCACAACCGTCGCCGCGGTCATGTAACGCGCAGCGACACCAACCATCGGGGCGGTGAAGCCGACGACACCGCAGCACATGCCCATGGCAACGCCAATCATGGTCAGCTGCTGCGCTTCGGTTTGTGCGACTGGTGTCAGCATCAGGCCGGTCCACCACAGACCGAGCACAAATGAGCCAATTTCAGCTCGCTTCACGAACCGGCCGGATGGCATGCGCCCAGTACTGAGGTCCAACGGACGCAGACCGCTCCAGAACATGAAACCGGAATAGAACGCGACGG
Proteins encoded in this region:
- a CDS encoding alpha/beta hydrolase-fold protein codes for the protein MITRFLLILTCFVCGAAPALPQAPSAAYVMERTEVRDIVSATGGAYRIFIQTPEGPAPEAGYPVLYILDGEDNFAVAAATTDRYAKYARDHGFEAGLIVGIGYAEESRRSLDYTPETDLTADARGRPVGGAGAFREFIVSDLRPAIEADFPVDTSRQSLFGHSYGGLFVLDTFFADPSLFQTYVAASPSIWFGTRAVLRNEAELSGKLAGLSPRTLVLTAGDGEDRIPPALAGSGVGSLRAEAEALASRLTGIEGLKVHHRTLTGETHGSALLPALGSAVAYTFAGGPL
- a CDS encoding PepSY-associated TM helix domain-containing protein, which produces MIRADIVKMYKDVHTWVGIVSGLALFIAFYAGAITMFEGQLKRWASPPPALSMPVPLERTAELVSKTIEQHPDAGNGYTIHVATSADRPARMSWTVWPEGRSRGAPQETWYSALDTNGDLEVSKDTTSPVAQFVDVLHQQVGLPFDHEIAMPIMGAICLLYAIALISGVIVFLPGFAKDLFALRIGKNLKRMWLDVHNVLGIFSLPFHIIMALTAIIFAFHDQFYGVQNKVAYDGQLSAMFEANEPEHHVHPEEGKVFLSPELLMARLGEQAPGFQVKDIRYIFQRDGTIETMVNGVDPRYGHRGPDFGIVAVNAYTGDVMSKDYLPGHQEPIIATVTGFFALHFGNFGGVPVRWGYFFLGLAGAFLFYSGNLLWIESRRKKARKAQTDPVQPLKTKVLGALTVGVSLGCIAGISVTIAAAKVLPSFTSDIAPLHSWIYYLTFLGAVGWAFLRGTARGAVELQLFAAACTLAIPCVSLASFIIPGFGWTSEGGGFLIEVTALAGAMGLLYSAYRTRIRTRKSPADSIWYTGSMKSEEVLA
- a CDS encoding FAD-dependent oxidoreductase, with translation MKPGGKRIAILGAGPAGLTIARLLMEQSGHSVTLFEKTHRVGGKSLSVRQGEDLIEFGTCYTIMSHRRVMHWMREQGITIQQIVPHKIDGVPARDFFNSGPGAPLAVQGITYVMARRKLLKALESDSPSPKTLEEAATPAVDWLRARKLGKIEKMMMRTVTGMGYGDLKTVPIIHAMRWVDMDLILSGTLNKIYMPVEGWSEFWERLAKDMDVRLETHVRHIDRSGDQHMVVLDDGTEETFDALICAMPVDRFSALLEPTESERVVGDAIHWGGYATTLISSKDWFQEQIEYYSETCLPGVEPGLLMSARREGYDAGLGGHLYIANQLPGDYTGPELIEILREEVMKRGGNINAVIQQEIWEYFAEYDPDAIRKGLIARMRQMQGERKTWYTGSTFSHESVANICIHNEALVPHMLKALQ
- a CDS encoding HAMP domain-containing sensor histidine kinase, yielding MTSAATRFTFLDLILFGSPKIDESVRGPMNLHMLSRFQKYKIPISVVTLINATILLAMFSADSPSGFCLIAFVWWLPVAFYSGFMFWSGLRPLDLSTGRMPSGRFVKRAEIGSFVLGLWWTGLMLTPVAQTEAQQLTMIGVAMGMCCGVVGFTAPMVGVAARYMTAATVVQLLALLQHHTATAMTATLFGLALSIALLVSSRNFFQSTLELVESRTETERAHDLLKQSLETSRHGFAIFTETGERLVANTYHQNYFPDFVPTAADLGMKEISVKGSDWFIRSVTQSANRNFIVTHTNINLQKETQRSLLAAQETINDALAARSRFISRASTDLAGPLKYIMTLASAMSSGSRIEFSPEEIRGHCDSIDKVARDLLDLVRDIEEYAEGEAGGTFSNEAPEDLRELLSPEQLWSAATWEKSTFDRIKVSIPQDLDVVMIDGPRFTSTVVKLLKRASMVSVDPIVLTCTPDEEGRIHVTIVDRGRPLSPGEVADFFEPYGDETRPGADQYVTRGLELALIKKYLNSQGAEINVRPLNKIGNAITITLPTSAIVGNASGRRTGTGTKTESAPFRRTVNG